The Pseudoxanthomonas sp. genome segment TTTTTCGGCACCGCGCCTGGGCGAAGTGGAACTGACGCCGGAGCAGGCACGCGAGTACCACGCCGTGCTGGTGCGTCAGGTCGTGCGCATGCTCTGCTGCGGCCTGATCCACGGCGACCTGTCGGCGTACAACGTGCTGGTCGGTCCCGATGGCCCGGTGGTGATCGACTTCCCGCAGGTGGTCAGCGCCGCCGGCAACAACGCCGCGCGCAGCATGCTGCTGCGCGACGTCAACAACCTCACCGCCACGCTGGGCCGCTGGGCACCGGAGCTGCTCGACACCTGGTACGGGGAGGAGATGTGGGTCTTGTTCGAAGCCGGCACGCTGCTGCCCGATACGCCGCTCACCGGCCAGTTCACCCCCGACGCGCGCAGCGTCGACCTCGACAGCGTGCGCGATGCGATCAACGACGCGCGCGAACTGGCGCTGATCCGCCAGCAGGGCCGGAAGGCGCAGGACGAGGATTGATCGTCCCGGCGGAGGGCGTGCGCGGAGATCAACACGGCGGGCCAAGGCCCGCCATCGCACACCACAACGACATCGGCAGCGCCACCCGAAGCGACCTGAGCGGCTTACGCCTCGCCCGCTCTCACCGCATCCGCCAACCGCGGATACATCGGCTGGAAACCGAGATCCTCGCGGATCCGTCGTCCGTCCATGACCGCCGAGAACGCCCTCGCGCGTTCCGGGTCCGAACCATCGGGCGGAGATTGGCCAACGGAAGCGAACAGCGTCGCCAGGTCCGGCGCCTCGTCGTCCACCACGTTGTAGACGCGATGCGCCGGCGACGCCTTGTCGAGCAGGCGGATCACGGCCTGCGCCACATCGGCGTGGTGGCCGAGCGACATGCGCTGCGCCGGCGGGAACGTCCGCATGAACGGCACCACGTCCTGGATATGCGGGTCGCCATCGCCGTAGACGAACGGCAGGCGCAGGACGCGCACGTCCAGGCCCTCGATCGCCAGCAGCATCCGCTCCGCCGCCAGCTTGCTCTGCGGATAGGCATCCACCGGCGCGCACGCATCGTCTTCGTGCGACAGGGCACCCCCGTTCGGTCCATAGACCAGTCCAGTGCTGGTGAACACGAAGCGCGCCACCCCCGCCTCGCGTGCGGCCTGGGCCAGATGCTGTGTGCCGAGGGTGTTCACCGCATGCGCTTGTTCCGGTGTCGCGCCACGGAAGAACGCCGCGCAATGCACCACGGCGTCCACGCCCCGCACGGCCGCGGGCAGGGATGCCGGTTGCATCAGGTCGCCGGTCACCAGGGTGACGCCGTGATCCGACAGTTCGGTGGCACGGGCGGCATCGCGCACCAGGGCACGCACCGCGTGTCCCTGCTGCACCAGCCGCCGCGCGAGCCTGCTTCCCACTTTTCCGGTCGCGCCGGTCATCAGTATGTGCGTATTCATGCCGGCGACGATAATCGGCGAGGATTGCGACGCATTGGAAAAATCGGCCATCGGCGGCGGGTTGCGGCGCGCTGGAGGCGACGACGACAATAGACGTATGCCTGCCGTCGCCCCCACCCGCTCCACCGTGATCGCACGGGATGCCGCGCCGCGCCCCTTCGTGGCGATGACGGTCAGCGAGTATCCACGCGACCAGCAGCGCGTGGCGATCCCGCAGGTGGAGGCGCAGCTCGTTGTCAGGTTCGGACCGACCTTGCCGGACGGCGTGGATGTGCATGCGATGGGTCCGCGACGGCAGGTCCATCGCAAGTTCATACGCGGCGGACAGCGTGCGGTGATCGCGCGCCTGCGCCCTGGCACGTACGAAGCGGCGCTCGGCGTTTCCGCGAGGGAGCTGCAAGGCACGCCGGTGCCGCTGGAAACGTTGTGGGGCGCTGCTCACGTGCAGCGACTGCGCGAACACCTGATCGGCGCCGCCGATATCCGCTCCGCCGGCATGCTGCTGGACGCCGCCGTATCGGCCCGTACGTCGCGGCAGAACACCGTGGGTGTTCCTCCGGCCTTCCTGCACGCGGCACTGGAAAGACTGCAGGTCGACAGCGTCGGCCAGGTCGGGCGCGCGTTGGGCGTCAGCGAACGCCAGCTGCGGCGCGTGCTGCATGACGCACTCGGCCTCAGCCCGAAGACGTATACCCGCCTGAAGCGCTTCGCGTCCGCTGTGCACGCCGCGCAGTCGCATGACGACGCCAACTGGTCCGCCATCGCCGCCGATACCGGCTACTACGACCAGGCCCACCTGATCGCCGACTTCCACGCCATCGCCGGCCGCACGCCGCGCGCCTTGCTGGCGGAGTTGCGCGAGAGCGATCGCGACATCGCGGTGCGGTGACGCGACCCCAGCGGTACGTCACTGCCTGTTGTCACGCAGACCCCTCATCCGCCCCCCGGCCACTTTCTCCCCGCAGGGCGGCGAGAAGGAAACAGCCGGCGCCCCTGCCTCTCCCTTCGCCCCGCGCAACGGGAAGACGCCGCTGAAGCCGGATGGGCGGCGCGCTCCGGCAGCGCGCGCGACACGTCGCGCCAGGCGCAACCACCAAGAACCGCGCCCTACTCCGCCGAATAGATCGTCGCCTGCCGCAGCGCCAGCTTCCATTCGCCGCTTTCGTCGGTCCAGATCTCGGTGGTGCGGCGCTTGACCTGCTTGCCGGCGAACTTGGCCTTGCCGACCGGCGTGAGGTGTTCCTCGCCCATCAGCACCACGTCGTGCGCGCCGCGGGTGGCGGCGTATTCGATCACGCGCTCCAGCGTGGTGTAGTCGATCAGGCCGGTGGTGAAGTTGGTCACCGCATCCTGCTTCCGCGCGATGCGGTTGAACGGATTGTTGACCACCGCGTCGTCGGTGAACGTGTCGGCGAAGCCCTGGACGTCATGCGACAGGATGGCGCGGTCCATGCGCATGGCAGCGTCCAGCACCGCGGCGATCCGCGGCTGCCGGGCCGCCTCCTCGACGGCGGGATTGGCGGCTTTCCAGCCGGCATGGGCGGGCGCGATGGCGAACAGGCACAGGATGAGCGACGCGATGGCACGCATGGGGAACTCCGTACGGTGGCGCGCAGGGGCGCGTGTCCCCTTGCCAACGCATCGTATGCGGGCGACAGGTCACGCCCGCGCCCGACGGTTACCCCACGCGCGATGCGGCATCGCACCCGCCCCTCATCCGCTCCTGTATCGAGCACGGGGCAGGCTCGCCGGGCCCCTTCTCCCCGCACGCGGGGCGAAGGCACCG includes the following:
- a CDS encoding PA4780 family RIO1-like protein kinase, producing the protein MKTPASLLTLIDEGIIDEVLRPLKSGKEAAVYVVRSGDDVRCAKVYKDMAQRSFQKRAQYQEGRKSRGSREARAVASGSRYGRRQQEAEWKNAEVDALYQLREAGVRVPEPYGFFHGVLVMELVTDAEGFSAPRLGEVELTPEQAREYHAVLVRQVVRMLCCGLIHGDLSAYNVLVGPDGPVVIDFPQVVSAAGNNAARSMLLRDVNNLTATLGRWAPELLDTWYGEEMWVLFEAGTLLPDTPLTGQFTPDARSVDLDSVRDAINDARELALIRQQGRKAQDED
- a CDS encoding NAD-dependent epimerase/dehydratase family protein — translated: MNTHILMTGATGKVGSRLARRLVQQGHAVRALVRDAARATELSDHGVTLVTGDLMQPASLPAAVRGVDAVVHCAAFFRGATPEQAHAVNTLGTQHLAQAAREAGVARFVFTSTGLVYGPNGGALSHEDDACAPVDAYPQSKLAAERMLLAIEGLDVRVLRLPFVYGDGDPHIQDVVPFMRTFPPAQRMSLGHHADVAQAVIRLLDKASPAHRVYNVVDDEAPDLATLFASVGQSPPDGSDPERARAFSAVMDGRRIREDLGFQPMYPRLADAVRAGEA
- a CDS encoding helix-turn-helix domain-containing protein, encoding MPAVAPTRSTVIARDAAPRPFVAMTVSEYPRDQQRVAIPQVEAQLVVRFGPTLPDGVDVHAMGPRRQVHRKFIRGGQRAVIARLRPGTYEAALGVSARELQGTPVPLETLWGAAHVQRLREHLIGAADIRSAGMLLDAAVSARTSRQNTVGVPPAFLHAALERLQVDSVGQVGRALGVSERQLRRVLHDALGLSPKTYTRLKRFASAVHAAQSHDDANWSAIAADTGYYDQAHLIADFHAIAGRTPRALLAELRESDRDIAVR
- a CDS encoding nuclear transport factor 2 family protein, which gives rise to MRAIASLILCLFAIAPAHAGWKAANPAVEEAARQPRIAAVLDAAMRMDRAILSHDVQGFADTFTDDAVVNNPFNRIARKQDAVTNFTTGLIDYTTLERVIEYAATRGAHDVVLMGEEHLTPVGKAKFAGKQVKRRTTEIWTDESGEWKLALRQATIYSAE